The nucleotide window CTGAACCAGCAGGTTATCAAGCTGACCTGTTTTCAACTGTAGCTCATGTCGAACTTCACTCAAAGCCAAAATTTGCTTTTCAGTTTCATCTTTGATATCCTTTTTCTTTGAGGCCGCTTCTTGCAGCAAACTAAAATCAAAAAGCAAACCCTTTAATAAAACTTCTTTCCTTTCCAATTCTTTCTTAAGAGACAAATTTTCATACATCATATTATCACATGATAGACCCAGCTCTCCTTCCAAGTCTGTGACCATTTCCTCTCCCTCAGAGACCTTTTTATTAGAAATCATAAAGTCATCTTGACCGCTGGAGCGAACCTTATGCAAAGGATCTATTATCAACTGATATTCTTGCTGTCCAAATGGGTGAGTTccagattgtaaattgaagcatGGAATTTTGTGGATAGATACACCACAATGGTACATGATAGAAAGGGCCAATTCCTTCTCCATCATATCAGAGAAAATATCTTCAAGTGACGATCTTGAGCTGCAAACAAAGTGGAGTATCTCTTTGCCCATAGATAAGAGATCGGAATACAAAACCTCACATCTGTCTTCCACTTCTCTCTGCACTCGCAGAAAACTTTCTTCAAATAAAGACACACATTTTGCTACTCCTACCAGACCATGAGAAATTTCATCCAGTAGTAATTTGTTCTCTTCTTCTTTCAAGTATATGGAAGACTTAAGGAGCTTATTTTCTTCAAGTAATTGTGATCTCTCCATCATCatttcctcactagcttgcttcCACATACCATTCAATTGTTTTGCATTTTCATTTGCTTTTAGCAATGCATTCAACACATGATCAGCCTCTTTCATTGTTGCATTGGCTTCCTCACATTTGCCTAAGAAAATACTGGCTTGACTAACCTTGTCATCAGCAACTACCTACACATTCAAAAGTGTTGCACATAGTTCAAGGTTAGTGATATTTCTTGTCTCATAAAAGATAACAATCAAACTGAAGCTACCCATTTTGATATTTAGTTTCAAAAAGAATATGCAAATGATAAAGATGAAATTCACCATTCAAAATAAATCTATTACCTTTCTGGCATTACAACAGGAGGCTTCTCCaatctccatcatcaagccaaaAGATTGAACCATTTTGTTCCTCTCTGCCATACAATTGCTCATTATGACCAAACTTAACATAATGTTTTCATAATTATTTACAGATCAAATAGTTCAGAACAATATGTACCTCCTGGGTGAGAAATATTCACAATATCATTCTCATCGAGAATTGTGCTTAGTTGAATATAGAGTTTGTTAAATGCATCAAATACCGTATCCAGCTCTTTTCTCAGGCAGAATGTCATTGCTTCATCATGACATAATTTTTCAAACAGCTTCTTTGAATTTGCTGATCCAGATTGAACTGATGAGCCTGTTGGAAGTTTCAGATCCATCATCTGTTTTGTTATCTTCCCATGAAACTTAGAGCTGCAAGTGTGTGAGAATCCATCCAATTGATTCCCTAAAATAGCACTTTCATTTGAAAAATCAGAACCAGATGTGGAATAACCTGACGAAGAATTGTCAGCACTCCAGCCGTCTGCTTCTGCTAAATATTCATCCTTTAATTCGTAACCATTTGCACTTATTTTTTTGTTTATAGAATCATCAATGATTTTAAGTCTTTCATTCATTGTAGCAAGTTCATCTCTTATTGGACGCAGAACATGCAACTGGTTCTCAAACTTTTGAAACATGAGTGATTCTGATTGTTGAAATTTGTTTGTAGAAGACTGAAAGCCCGTATAATTTTCCTTTAATTCCATAAATTTACTCTTCAACTCTTGGATTTCATTCACCAAGTCTTTAACCCACTTAGTGTATGTGGTAGAAGCTTGAAGAATACCTGTTTGGAGGGCTGATATATGCATCTCTACATCCATGTAACATGAATTAATAGCATTTTCAGACTCCAAAACTAAACTTTCCAACTCAACTTGAGCCTCAATATCTTCCACAGTCAGAGCATTAGCATCATCTTTAGTCTCAAGAATCTTATGATTGCCCACTGCAGTGGGAGAAGACAGCTTTGAGATGTGAATACCTCTTCCAGTGTCATGACTGGAAGAAACCTTGAGATGATCAGATAGCCATTTCATCACCAGGAATGCAGCATCAGCTCGTTTTTCTGATTCAATAATGTGATTCTCCTGGCATTTGAGTTTACTCTCCAGCATTTTTATCACGTTGATCTTCTCGTTTAACAGCATGCCTAAGTTGATTGCCTCTTCCATGCTTTGATCATTATCTGGTTGAGGAAATCCGCTCAAAGCCATTGTTGCCTCCTTCAGGGAATTTAACTTCAGCTCCATTTCTATCACCATCTTCTGTGCATCTTCCAAGCTTTTCTCTAGCCGTAAAATTGCTTCCTCCTTGTCAATGCAAGCTCTGGCAGCCCTCTCAACATGTTCTCTAATCCAAACATTCACTTGAGGAAATGAACAGATAATAGTTTCAATCTGACCAGAGGCATCTTCGAGGGATTTTGAACCTTCTACAAGGAAGCTTGTCAGTTCAAAGGTTGCCCTTTCCCACTCCCGACAAAGCACCCTTATTTCTTCCTCTTTAGTCTCTATGGTGTTTCTTAGCCTCATATTTTCTTGGGTCATGCAACAAAATTTCTCATTAAATTCCAATTGGAGGGCTGCAACCTCCTCCTGTAAATGAAGAATTGTTCTTGCAGTCTCTATCTCAACTTGTTCATGGATTAATTCAACTTGATGCTGGTGAGATAATCGTGAAGCCTGATCCTTTTGATATTGGCAATTAAGTAATCTGGCCTGCTCAAGGTCTTTAGTCAATTTCTCCAACTTTGCTTGCAACATCATGTTTTTGATATCTTCACTACCCTCCATTGCCAGACCTTTGTTCTGCTTCTCTAAATTTTGTAATTCTAGACACCCACTTCCAACAGATTCTGTTTCTACTTTGTACTGGAGATTCTGCTCCTGTGTAAGTTGCAGTTCTTTAATTACATGGGTATGCTCAGTTTCCTTTGATTCAATTAAGAATCTAGCATCCAtcttccaattatttttacttttggGATCTGCATCATCAGCCAGCCTATAAGATGCCATCTCATCTCCAGACTCACTTTCAATAGATACTGTCTCGACCTGTAAAAGGGGTGGAAAATTTAAAGCGACTACCAAAACAAAGGCAATATATTATCTATGATAAGTTTTCTTCAGTCAAATATATCTAAATCTAGATGAAACATCATATGCAATGGCTAACAACACCATGAAAATAATTTGAACAGCAAGCACTAACAACTATATGTTGCTTACTAATGAGTAATTATCTGTATGCCTAATTTCCTCAGGATCCTTGGAAAAAGAATCCATTACCTGCAAGGGATGTCAAATTAGCAATGAGGGATAAGGTTAAGCCACGTCATTAGTCACTCATAATAATCTATTAGATGTGCTTACAGTATCAAAAGCAGCTTGAGTACAGCTTGAAAATTTTTGCAGTTCCCCTCTTAATTCTTCTACTTCTCTGCAAGCATAAACCATAAACAAATTCAAAAAAGGAACAAGGGAAAAAATATTGATGCCTTAATCAATGaatgttattttaaaatttttattttatgaaaaaaataagaTACAAGTGATCGATGGAACTACTGAAAtcaaagagaaaaaggaaaactTATAAATGACCAGAAAACTTGGCAAAGGATATTTAGATGTTCATATACATAACAGGCCTCAATAAACTGACATGCCAGCACCCATTAACTGGACCAATATCAATATGCAATGGTCATCTGAGACCTTTAATGTATGGAACCAGGGCCAAAACAATTTCTTGTGCCAACAACCTCTTTGGGCAGTGTGCAGATTATTACAAGCGCTGAAGTACAATGCTAAAACTCAATTACATTAATCAAAGAGAGCATTTGAGTGAAGCATCACCAGAAATTTCCTTGGCTAGCCCCCTATTTCTAAATGGGCGATCAGAGGAAGTGTGCTGCAGCACAGACCACAATATGCAACAAAAAGCAACCGGATTAAGGTAATACCTCATCAGTTTGGAATTCATGTTCCTGCAATCATCGAACTCTTCTAAAATATTGTTATCCTGTTCCCTCAGAGTGTGGACTGATTAGAAACATTGAGACTTTAAAGCAtgtaaaaaaattacaaaaatatttgAAAATTGCTTTACCTGATTCTCATATGCAGAGGAGCATTTGAGCTTTCTTTCAAGCATGTCCAGGAGCTGCATGCCAAAGAGAAAAAATTTTGACCCCATAGAATTCCATGGagccatttaaaaaaaaagaaaaagaaaaagatatcCAGTAACCTGCTCACGTAATTCTGAGATTTCAGCCAACAGAGTTTCCCGTTCTCCTTGCTCataaaaattctggaacctgAAATAATAGAATGTGAAATGAGCCACGGATATCCATAAAGGGAATGGAGAGAATCCATTTAGAGCATCAGCATATCATCTATGGTATTTACAATTGAAGCTGCTCAAGAAGTTTTAAATTTTCCAAAGCAAAACgtgtcaaatctggatttttgtcAATTCTCGCTTGAAGTAGCAGAATCTCTTCTTTTAAAGCTTTGTTTTCCTCCATGAGATAATGATCAACAGGCAATGAACCATCCACTAAAAACTCTAGTTGTTTAATTTTCTCTTCTCGAAATCTTAGCATCATCTTTGTTCGCTTCAATTCTTCCTCCCTTTGGAAAGCCTGCAAGTGACGCCTCAACTGTAAATTAACCCAATGCATACAACCATTTTTGCTTCTGCTGCTAGAAAGTTGAATGGTACTCAGAAAACTCTACTCCTAAATCTGAGGGAAAGCTGaaagttaagaaaatatagaattgCATGTTCTAAGCACGTACAAATTGGTTCACATGCTCAATTTCAGCCTCTAACTTCTGGAGTGCTGTTTCTGCCTTCTTTTCTCTCCTAAGTGAACCAACTAAAGTAGCTTCCATGCATTTTACCTGACAGAGAGATATTAGCACTACTAAACCAAAGCAATAACATATAGATTCCTTGGGCAAAACAAATATTCAAATGTGGACATGAAGATCTCACCTTCTCATATGCATAATTTGTTAAGTTATGGCCATCGATTGCTCTATTTTCTTTTGAGGAATTATACATTTCAGGGTAGCTAGCCAATATAGTTTCTTCAAAATTTGGCACACAACTAGATAGAGATGTGGAAAGGTTATGATGCTTTATTATAAAGGACAGTTGTTCCTGCATGAGCATTGAAAATGTTTCAGTTCTAATAGCCAGCAGGCTTCCAACAAAAGTTAGAATACTGCTACTTCTACCTTTAACTGTTGGATTTGCCGCTGAAGCGTACTAACATCACCAGAAGCATCTTCATTTACTTTAGCCTAGATGATAAATGGAGAAAAGGAAAATCAAATGCATGCTAATTTTCACAAAAATTCAAACATATACCAATATCAAAGTTAATACATTATTTTGGATGAGTTTTGCACGTTGGGCAAATTTCAGAGTGCTTAGTGTTTCGTGTGAAGAGCTGCAAGGAAAGAAAGAATTTAAAATTATGTAAATAAAAAGTGTGAGGAATTTCATGCAAAGAAAAAATTTGGCTTTAGGACACACCATATAGATGGGCTGACATTTGCTATAATTGTTGTTTTCGAGTTTCCACCCAGAGAATCCTGCATTCAAAGATGCAAAACTTATTATCTTTTTATGGTGAAATACAAAAACTACTAAAGCATATAAATCTGTATTTATTATTTAACCTGAAGTAGAAACGTCAGCCGAGAATCCCTGTAAGGTACATGTCTTTGTTTTCCATGTGCTAAATCGACCAAAGACATTATCACCAATCTAAAGAAGAAAATTTAGGtagtcaactcaaaattcaacTATAACAGAATTGTATGGAAGAAAAAGGGAGGAAAAATAAATAATTGGTAAATGCTTATGAAGCCTATCATCTTACTTGATACTAAGGTTATAACGTCAAGGATAAGACTCTCTGGCCAATCACTCTTTGGTAATATTCAGCATACCTTTTTCACCTCCCCTAGAAGACAAATGACCCTCATAGTGTTTTTTTATAACATCTGAAGGTACAACTATTTGCTCAACCACttaaaattgaaaatcaattgCAGTGGGAACATGAAAAAACTGAAAACCTAGGAAAGTTGGAAAACTCAAAATTTTGTAAAACTTTACCAATCAATGATGATAGCTCCAACTGCTTGCACAAAAATGTTTGTAATGGATTCATCCAGAATTCTCACATAGTGCATTGCTTCAACATTCCCCAGTCATCCTAAAGATGGGTTTGCTCTTAAAAATTGTATGGTGATAACCTAGTTTCTTTTATCTTCAGATTGTTTTTGACTAACTAAAGGTGGTTCAGATTGAGCTTCTGTTTATCTTCCTTAGTAAGGTACTTCTCCATTTGTTTGTTAGACCAAGTGCAATTTACCACTATATTGGTACAAGTTAACCAGTAATATCACTACAAAAACCTCAGTAAATATTTATCTGCCTGGTTTCCATAAAGAAAATAGGAACAACATAACAGGAAAATGAAAATTCTTAAGCGCTATATTCTTCAAAGGAACATATCTGAAGAACAGGCACTCAATCTCATTACCCTAGAGTTGATAAAGATTTGTTTATGTTTGCTGCTTCTTTTAGGCGATCTCCTTCTGCACCAGAGCTTTTCTGCCTAATTGATGGAAAATTAGTCAAGCATTGAAGAAACATAAAGTGTGAAAAGGTAATGGTGAAAAGGAGAGATTTTACCTTTCAGAACCagccaaatctactaaatttAACCTTGCAAACCTAAAATGGTTCATAGAATCTTTCTCCCACCAGCTTTCAATGATACAAGTGAAAACACTGTGGGAACGACTGCTTTCACTGTTCATGTTGGTTGCTGCCATTTTCCTATTTGCAGCACCCTGTATACATGAAATAAAAGTAATCAATCATGTTCATCAATACATAACAAGTTATCATACagagaaaattttacccacctgTGACAGAAGCTTGGTGACATCATTAACAGTCTTCACGTTATATTCTGTAAGGTTTTCAACATATACACCTTTCCTTAAATCTTCTCTTAGCTATGATAAAGGGGGGAAATTGTGTTAGAATTTATCACGTAAAAATGTATGAAGAAGCCTAACCAGgaatccaattgaaaattttgatttactTGCAAATTGGTCGATGAAGGCTCTAACAGATCTGTTATCTGCTCATTGTATATCTCCAGAAAAGAACATTTGCAGCTGAACCTCAGCTTTTCATTTTTCCTACTTTCTTCTTCCTACAAAATATGCATCATATTAACATAAACCTCCTCCCCACCTAACCCAAAAAATACAAGGGGAAAGAATATCAAATTAACGTGGATAATCTATCTGTCAAAAAGCAGAAGAAACTATTACCATACCTCTCTAATCCTTGAAAATAAATACTCAAACATGCGAGGGGTTATCCCACAATCTTCACTGAGGTTGCCTTCCAGCTGATTTATCTCACCCATCATGGTATATGTTTTGCCACTACCCGTCTGCAACATAACATTTTTAAGACTACCATTTGCCAAATCCTATCATACACCAAACATAAAGAATCCTTACCTGGCCATAAGCAAACATACAGCTGTTATAGCCTGACATACAGTTCTCCACCATAGGTATCCCAACAACACTGAATAGCTTTTCCTAtgtcaaaatcaatttaaaaaataagaaaGGTACATTGCTCTTTAGCTTTAGCATTAACAAAACAAACTAACAATAATGTTGAGGTTAGTTGATTGACAATTTCTGGCTTTCAAATCAAAATGACATATATAAGGTTCTAATACcacaaaaagaaaaaataaaaatacccaTCCTTAGGAAATATAGTCCCGCATTATGCACATATCTTTCGTTTGAAAAGGTAATGGTAATCGATATGGCACCTGTGAAATGGTATCGCAGGCTATGTGATCAAAGGTGAATCTGGTCTCAGGATGACCAAGCCACACTAATGTCTGTGCACTCTCCTGTCTCAAACACCGACCATACCCTTGCGCAACTGTCTCCATGTTACTAAGTGGCCGAATTCTTATCAGGACCTAAGGCAGAAAAATCTCTTTAGGTACATGGTCTCCTAAGAAGTCACTACTACGAAATCCTCAAATAAAATAATAAGTGGACAAACCTGTACGTTGTGATCCGCCCAGAATGAAGGATCTTCATCAAGCTCAAAATGCGGAACTTCCACTGAAAAATCAGAATGTTCTACGGAAATCCCTCTTGAAAGCCTGTAAATAGAGCTTGTTTCTTTTCCTTTAGCGAAGTGTGTGCTTCTAGCCCCAAGCCCAACAGCATAAGCTCCCAACGCTCCACCTAGAGAAGCTCTGGAGCCAGTCCTCGCCGGAGCACTCTGCGCAGAATTTGGCTCCGAATGCGCTTTACCATGACGAGTCGAAATCCTAGGTGTCACATAACTTGCAGCTCTATCGACAGGCTCAAATTTCTTGCCTGATAATCTAGCAGCTCGAACTGTTTCTAGTTTACCCTTAGAATGGAAATCGGATTCATGAATCTCTGTGTGATACTGAGATGGATCAGGAATAGCGTTTAGTGGTGTTCTGGGAGGCGGAAAGTGAACTGAATTCAGCGAGTTTTCGAATTCATTCTCGTTTGCTTCGTCTTGTGGTTGTGGAGTCCTCGAAAGAGCATTTCGATGGATGAATCGAGAACTGGAGGCCTCTCTCGACATGCTGAAGCTATGAATCCAaagattacaaaaaaaaaaaagaactggaATTCGTGGATTTATTAGTCCATTAAAGACCAAAAATGAAAGGTTTTGTGTAGAATCTGCGAAGCGAAAACCAGAAATGAAGAGATTTGAAGTGTCAGAGTAAAGTTTGGAAGCTGAAGCTGATAGAGTCAGTGGCTGACCACAAATGGCTTCAACCTGTAGTAGAATAGGGGTGGTTTGGATGAAGAAACCAGAGCGGGCCGCCCATTTTCAATTTGAACTTCGATATTTTtttttaaccaaaaaaaaaatttggacTTCGTTGTTTTTACGGAAATACCTCTCACtttttacaattttttaaaatgGCCCTATCCCCTGGTGGGTTTCGATGAACAAATCTTATCAAATGGTAACAAATTAGCTTGAAATCTCCTTTATTAAAGGACAAGTAATGCTTTTTTttcttgccaaaaaaaaaaagagaagtaaATAGTAATGCTAGATTTAAAGAAGATAGATATGCAATCAGAATAGCATATGATTGAAGTTTTTGAACGGTATAAAAAGGAGACAAtgattaaaataacaaaaaagaaaaaggggCAAAAGAAAATAATACTGGGCAATGATCACAATTTACAACTTTTTCAGTGGAGATCCAACGTTTCAAAGACAATGCCCAGAGCTAAAGGTGGGCTTTAAATTCAATCATTGTTAATGGGCCAATGTTCAGCACATCGTAATGGCCTGAACAACTAAAGGCATTTGAAACTGAAATTTCTGGGGAAATTTTAGCTAATTGAGATTTTATTTTTTAGTAATTTTCGAGTATTATAATTGCTATTTCATTACAATTAAAGATATATTAAATGTAATACATCCTTCTTTGATTTTAAAATAACCAACACTT belongs to Hevea brasiliensis isolate MT/VB/25A 57/8 chromosome 4, ASM3005281v1, whole genome shotgun sequence and includes:
- the LOC110637214 gene encoding kinesin-like protein KIN-12C isoform X1 produces the protein MSREASSSRFIHRNALSRTPQPQDEANENEFENSLNSVHFPPPRTPLNAIPDPSQYHTEIHESDFHSKGKLETVRAARLSGKKFEPVDRAASYVTPRISTRHGKAHSEPNSAQSAPARTGSRASLGGALGAYAVGLGARSTHFAKGKETSSIYRLSRGISVEHSDFSVEVPHFELDEDPSFWADHNVQVLIRIRPLSNMETVAQGYGRCLRQESAQTLVWLGHPETRFTFDHIACDTISQEKLFSVVGIPMVENCMSGYNSCMFAYGQTGSGKTYTMMGEINQLEGNLSEDCGITPRMFEYLFSRIREEEESRKNEKLRFSCKCSFLEIYNEQITDLLEPSSTNLQLREDLRKGVYVENLTEYNVKTVNDVTKLLSQGAANRKMAATNMNSESSRSHSVFTCIIESWWEKDSMNHFRFARLNLVDLAGSERQKSSGAEGDRLKEAANINKSLSTLGLVIMSLVDLAHGKQRHVPYRDSRLTFLLQDSLGGNSKTTIIANVSPSICSSHETLSTLKFAQRAKLIQNNAKVNEDASGDVSTLQRQIQQLKEQLSFIIKHHNLSTSLSSCVPNFEETILASYPEMYNSSKENRAIDGHNLTNYAYEKVKCMEATLVGSLRREKKAETALQKLEAEIEHVNQFAFQREEELKRTKMMLRFREEKIKQLEFLVDGSLPVDHYLMEENKALKEEILLLQARIDKNPDLTRFALENLKLLEQLQLFQNFYEQGERETLLAEISELREQLLDMLERKLKCSSAYENQDNNILEEFDDCRNMNSKLMREVEELRGELQKFSSCTQAAFDTVMDSFSKDPEEIRHTDNYSLVETVSIESESGDEMASYRLADDADPKSKNNWKMDARFLIESKETEHTHVIKELQLTQEQNLQYKVETESVGSGCLELQNLEKQNKGLAMEGSEDIKNMMLQAKLEKLTKDLEQARLLNCQYQKDQASRLSHQHQVELIHEQVEIETARTILHLQEEVAALQLEFNEKFCCMTQENMRLRNTIETKEEEIRVLCREWERATFELTSFLVEGSKSLEDASGQIETIICSFPQVNVWIREHVERAARACIDKEEAILRLEKSLEDAQKMVIEMELKLNSLKEATMALSGFPQPDNDQSMEEAINLGMLLNEKINVIKMLESKLKCQENHIIESEKRADAAFLVMKWLSDHLKVSSSHDTGRGIHISKLSSPTAVGNHKILETKDDANALTVEDIEAQVELESLVLESENAINSCYMDVEMHISALQTGILQASTTYTKWVKDLVNEIQELKSKFMELKENYTGFQSSTNKFQQSESLMFQKFENQLHVLRPIRDELATMNERLKIIDDSINKKISANGYELKDEYLAEADGWSADNSSSGYSTSGSDFSNESAILGNQLDGFSHTCSSKFHGKITKQMMDLKLPTGSSVQSGSANSKKLFEKLCHDEAMTFCLRKELDTVFDAFNKLYIQLSTILDENDIVNISHPGERNKMVQSFGLMMEIGEASCCNARKVVADDKVSQASIFLGKCEEANATMKEADHVLNALLKANENAKQLNGMWKQASEEMMMERSQLLEENKLLKSSIYLKEEENKLLLDEISHGLVGVAKCVSLFEESFLRVQREVEDRCEVLYSDLLSMGKEILHFVCSSRSSLEDIFSDMMEKELALSIMYHCGVSIHKIPCFNLQSGTHPFGQQEYQLIIDPLHKVRSSGQDDFMISNKKVSEGEEMVTDLEGELGLSCDNMMYENLSLKKELERKEVLLKGLLFDFSLLQEAASKKKDIKDETEKQILALSEVRHELQLKTGQLDNLLVQYKKVEGHLADTENALSISKSDLMHAKERLDILSGQNEELRMILKDLYLKRSEAEEQLAEQKEVVRGLEKEVIHLNSSFEKKLRSSVEDLEEDLLKATNERDQLCEEICFLNDKLEMSRALVDENEAIAVEARQESEASKIYAEQKEEEVKILEHSVEELECTINVLEKKVYEMDEEVERHRLIRESLELELQALRQRLSTVDNFTDIVDADNTNSLQNEDLISRKLNNELELHEAHNQIRFLERNIAEKDEEIMQCKEYISELVLHSEAQASQYQKKYKTLEAMVHEVKTSLSNSTSAAATQDKSEKSSMKARGSSSPFRCISSLVQQMNLEKDQELSVARLRIGELEAVLASRQKEACMLNARLAAAESMTHDVIRDLLGVKLDMNNYANLIDQHQVQKLVEAAHQQTEEFHAMEQEILNLRRQINDLIKEKESCMSEINKKVADILAAQMTVEQLQERDQLLSAQNEMLKIDKTNLLRRVAELDEMVKTLLGTQSTQQQIQQTSKNKENGMLKMGDADLTKRLAHSEKLLDRVNNELAQYRRFSRNHPHDNTYGHGTWN
- the LOC110637214 gene encoding kinesin-like protein KIN-12C isoform X2 — protein: MSREASSSRFIHRNALSRTPQPQDEANENEFENSLNSVHFPPPRTPLNAIPDPSQYHTEIHESDFHSKGKLETVRAARLSGKKFEPVDRAASYVTPRISTRHGKAHSEPNSAQSAPARTGSRASLGGALGAYAVGLGARSTHFAKGKETSSIYRLSRGISVEHSDFSVEVPHFELDEDPSFWADHNVQVLIRIRPLSNMETVAQGYGRCLRQESAQTLVWLGHPETRFTFDHIACDTISQEKLFSVVGIPMVENCMSGYNSCMFAYGQTGSGKTYTMMGEINQLEGNLSEDCGITPRMFEYLFSRIREEEESRKNEKLRFSCKCSFLEIYNEQITDLLEPSSTNLQLREDLRKGVYVENLTEYNVKTVNDVTKLLSQGAANRKMAATNMNSESSRSHSVFTCIIESWWEKDSMNHFRFARLNLVDLAGSERQKSSGAEGDRLKEAANINKSLSTLGLVIMSLVDLAHGKQRHVPYRDSRLTFLLQDSLGGNSKTTIIANVSPSICSSHETLSTLKFAQRAKLIQNNAKVNEDASGDVSTLQRQIQQLKEQLSFIIKHHNLSTSLSSCVPNFEETILASYPEMYNSSKENRAIDGHNLTNYAYEKVKCMEATLVGSLRREKKAETALQKLEAEIEHVNQFAFQREEELKRTKMMLRFREEKIKQLEFLVDGSLPVDHYLMEENKALKEEILLLQARIDKNPDLTRFALENLKLLEQLQLFQNFYEQGERETLLAEISELREQLLDMLERKLKCSSAYENQDNNILEEFDDCRNMNSKLMREVEELRGELQKFSSCTQAAFDTVETVSIESESGDEMASYRLADDADPKSKNNWKMDARFLIESKETEHTHVIKELQLTQEQNLQYKVETESVGSGCLELQNLEKQNKGLAMEGSEDIKNMMLQAKLEKLTKDLEQARLLNCQYQKDQASRLSHQHQVELIHEQVEIETARTILHLQEEVAALQLEFNEKFCCMTQENMRLRNTIETKEEEIRVLCREWERATFELTSFLVEGSKSLEDASGQIETIICSFPQVNVWIREHVERAARACIDKEEAILRLEKSLEDAQKMVIEMELKLNSLKEATMALSGFPQPDNDQSMEEAINLGMLLNEKINVIKMLESKLKCQENHIIESEKRADAAFLVMKWLSDHLKVSSSHDTGRGIHISKLSSPTAVGNHKILETKDDANALTVEDIEAQVELESLVLESENAINSCYMDVEMHISALQTGILQASTTYTKWVKDLVNEIQELKSKFMELKENYTGFQSSTNKFQQSESLMFQKFENQLHVLRPIRDELATMNERLKIIDDSINKKISANGYELKDEYLAEADGWSADNSSSGYSTSGSDFSNESAILGNQLDGFSHTCSSKFHGKITKQMMDLKLPTGSSVQSGSANSKKLFEKLCHDEAMTFCLRKELDTVFDAFNKLYIQLSTILDENDIVNISHPGERNKMVQSFGLMMEIGEASCCNARKVVADDKVSQASIFLGKCEEANATMKEADHVLNALLKANENAKQLNGMWKQASEEMMMERSQLLEENKLLKSSIYLKEEENKLLLDEISHGLVGVAKCVSLFEESFLRVQREVEDRCEVLYSDLLSMGKEILHFVCSSRSSLEDIFSDMMEKELALSIMYHCGVSIHKIPCFNLQSGTHPFGQQEYQLIIDPLHKVRSSGQDDFMISNKKVSEGEEMVTDLEGELGLSCDNMMYENLSLKKELERKEVLLKGLLFDFSLLQEAASKKKDIKDETEKQILALSEVRHELQLKTGQLDNLLVQYKKVEGHLADTENALSISKSDLMHAKERLDILSGQNEELRMILKDLYLKRSEAEEQLAEQKEVVRGLEKEVIHLNSSFEKKLRSSVEDLEEDLLKATNERDQLCEEICFLNDKLEMSRALVDENEAIAVEARQESEASKIYAEQKEEEVKILEHSVEELECTINVLEKKVYEMDEEVERHRLIRESLELELQALRQRLSTVDNFTDIVDADNTNSLQNEDLISRKLNNELELHEAHNQIRFLERNIAEKDEEIMQCKEYISELVLHSEAQASQYQKKYKTLEAMVHEVKTSLSNSTSAAATQDKSEKSSMKARGSSSPFRCISSLVQQMNLEKDQELSVARLRIGELEAVLASRQKEACMLNARLAAAESMTHDVIRDLLGVKLDMNNYANLIDQHQVQKLVEAAHQQTEEFHAMEQEILNLRRQINDLIKEKESCMSEINKKVADILAAQMTVEQLQERDQLLSAQNEMLKIDKTNLLRRVAELDEMVKTLLGTQSTQQQIQQTSKNKENGMLKMGDADLTKRLAHSEKLLDRVNNELAQYRRFSRNHPHDNTYGHGTWN